The genomic DNA GTCTTTTCGCATCTTTGATAACAGCGTGATTGACGGTGGTGACACCAAGTATTTCGACAAAGTCCCGCAGAAATTTGCCGATTATGACGAAGCTCGTTTTAAAGCAGAAGGGATCCGTGTTGTGCCACCCGCAACCGTTCGTAAAGGCTCATTTATCGGTAAAAATACTGTATTAATGCCATCTTACGTTAACTTAGGCGCTTATGTTGATGAAGGCACTATGGTTGATACATGGGCAACGGTTGGTTCCTGCGCACAGATTGGTAAAAACGTTCACTTATCTGGTGGGGTTGGGATCGGTGGTGTATTAGAGCCGTTACAAGCTGGCCCAACCATCATTGAAGACAACTGCTTTATTGGCGCTCGCAGCGAAATCGTTGAGGGTGTGGTGGTTGAAGAAGGTAGCGTGATTTCAATGGGCGTTTACATTGGTCAAAGCACCCGAATTTTTGATCGCGAAACCGGCCAAGTGCATTATGGTCGCATTCCAGCAGGATCGGTTGTGGTATCAGGTAACTTGCCATCGGCTTGTGGCACTTACAGCTTATATGCGGCGATTATTGTTA from Shewanella psychromarinicola includes the following:
- the dapD gene encoding 2,3,4,5-tetrahydropyridine-2,6-dicarboxylate N-succinyltransferase; protein product: MEALRQRIETAFETRQNISPSNVEPSVRADVETVINMLDKGQVRVAEKIAGEWHVHQWLKKAVLLSFRIFDNSVIDGGDTKYFDKVPQKFADYDEARFKAEGIRVVPPATVRKGSFIGKNTVLMPSYVNLGAYVDEGTMVDTWATVGSCAQIGKNVHLSGGVGIGGVLEPLQAGPTIIEDNCFIGARSEIVEGVVVEEGSVISMGVYIGQSTRIFDRETGQVHYGRIPAGSVVVSGNLPSACGTYSLYAAIIVKKVDAKTRGKVGINELLRIVD